The Immundisolibacter cernigliae genome has a window encoding:
- a CDS encoding glycosyltransferase family 4 protein, with translation MPAVEQSLRVLHLCPDTRYLTELFALYREALDQPPFQSTVVFLRGKPDAALAQHMGERVQFLNLSRNALEGLRLPALWRLWRSCRGQRFDLVVAHRFKALTLGLALYRLRVARHVFGVVHEMGQFDGHRRRVIERARKAPLTLIGVSDAVVADLAARFPSFPTARLKALPNTVVDHALLTRGQACAVLRLAPDRFWFGAIGRLVSVKGYDLLLRAFAPLAHEIPRLGLALVGTGREEAALRALSHDLGIEEQVAFCGWREDVRSLLGAFEVCVFPSREEGFGLAIAEAMVAERPVIASAVGGVPELLGDEALLVPPDEPAALTAALRRLYDDPALREAMGAALRARWQAQFSPTQFARRLQAFAREAAGAAR, from the coding sequence ATGCCGGCGGTCGAGCAATCGCTGCGGGTGCTGCACCTGTGCCCGGATACCCGTTATCTGACCGAGCTGTTCGCGCTGTATCGGGAGGCGCTGGACCAGCCGCCGTTCCAGAGCACGGTCGTGTTCCTGCGCGGCAAACCGGACGCCGCGCTGGCGCAGCACATGGGCGAACGGGTGCAGTTTCTGAACCTGTCCCGCAACGCCCTGGAAGGCCTGCGCCTGCCGGCCCTGTGGCGACTGTGGCGGTCGTGCCGGGGGCAGCGTTTCGATCTGGTGGTGGCACATCGCTTCAAGGCGCTCACGCTCGGACTGGCCTTGTACCGCTTGCGCGTGGCGCGGCACGTATTCGGTGTGGTGCACGAGATGGGGCAGTTCGACGGCCATCGCCGACGCGTGATCGAGCGGGCGCGCAAGGCGCCGCTGACGCTGATCGGCGTCTCGGATGCGGTGGTGGCCGATCTTGCGGCGCGTTTTCCGAGTTTTCCGACGGCGCGCCTGAAAGCCTTGCCCAACACCGTGGTCGATCACGCCTTGCTGACGCGCGGCCAGGCCTGCGCGGTGCTCCGGCTGGCACCGGATCGCTTCTGGTTCGGGGCCATCGGCCGGCTGGTGTCGGTCAAGGGCTACGACCTGCTGCTGCGCGCCTTCGCGCCACTGGCACATGAAATTCCCCGGCTGGGCCTGGCCCTGGTCGGAACGGGACGCGAGGAAGCGGCATTGCGTGCACTCAGCCACGACCTGGGCATTGAAGAACAGGTCGCCTTCTGCGGTTGGCGGGAGGATGTACGCAGCCTGCTCGGTGCCTTCGAGGTGTGTGTGTTTCCCTCCCGGGAGGAAGGCTTCGGACTGGCGATCGCCGAGGCCATGGTGGCTGAGCGCCCGGTGATTGCATCCGCGGTCGGCGGCGTGCCCGAGTTGCTGGGCGACGAGGCCTTGCTGGTGCCGCCCGATGAACCGGCGGCGCTGACGGCCGCGCTGCGTCGGCTGTACGACGACCCCGCACTGCGTGAGGCGATGGGGGCTGCGCTGCGCGCGCGCTGGCAGGCGCAGTTCTCGCCGACACAGTTTGCGAGGCGCTTGCAGGCATTTGCGCGTGAGGCGGCCGGAGCGGCCAGGTGA
- a CDS encoding O-antigen ligase family protein codes for MSVAGRWTGWRARGPEQLAVTLGMFLAGFFLLPSGKALNTVYYALVLAPALFLLRVADWRWLAGSYTWRLAMLLLTYLTLSGLWSAGFTFDDWLHEAKALPYLAVYLAVLACVCVRRRAAWERLLRGVAVAAVVGTLLSVALYYRAVAWPARLEFQAAVYNANEGATLLAGCLMLVLFHILPAARGRWWQAGWLLAALVLATGIVLTGSRMPLAAAVACTALGFALRGQWRLLGLLAAAGALALGLLLVEGGHGRPALERGDSYRLAIWQQFAARVAHRPWLGEGVLTDDTTQIAARDAGAPPLTMNHPHSVYLATALYGGLPALGLLAALLAAALRQGTGAARCGEPAWLLVLLVGLLCMLTDGDRLLHAPRGIWFYFWLPVGVLMARQTAGRDRRSLTAWPAAGYRPE; via the coding sequence GTGAGCGTCGCCGGCCGCTGGACCGGCTGGCGCGCGCGCGGACCGGAGCAGCTCGCCGTGACACTCGGCATGTTCCTGGCAGGCTTTTTTCTGCTGCCGTCCGGCAAGGCGTTGAACACGGTCTACTACGCGCTGGTGCTGGCGCCGGCGTTGTTTTTGCTGCGCGTTGCCGACTGGCGCTGGCTGGCCGGCAGCTACACGTGGCGATTGGCCATGCTGCTGTTGACGTATCTGACCCTGAGTGGGCTGTGGTCGGCCGGCTTTACATTCGATGACTGGCTGCACGAGGCCAAGGCCCTGCCGTACCTGGCCGTGTATCTGGCCGTGCTGGCATGCGTTTGCGTGCGAAGGCGCGCGGCGTGGGAACGGCTGCTGCGCGGCGTCGCGGTGGCCGCCGTGGTCGGCACGCTGCTGTCGGTGGCGCTCTACTATCGGGCCGTAGCGTGGCCGGCGCGCCTGGAGTTTCAGGCCGCCGTCTACAACGCCAACGAAGGGGCGACGCTGCTTGCCGGCTGTCTGATGCTGGTGCTGTTTCACATTCTGCCGGCGGCGCGCGGGCGTTGGTGGCAGGCAGGCTGGCTACTGGCGGCCCTGGTGCTGGCGACTGGCATCGTGCTGACCGGCAGTCGCATGCCGCTGGCGGCTGCCGTGGCGTGTACCGCACTGGGATTTGCGCTGCGCGGGCAGTGGCGGCTGCTCGGGCTCCTGGCGGCCGCAGGCGCGCTGGCCCTGGGCCTGTTGCTGGTCGAGGGTGGCCACGGCCGGCCGGCGCTGGAAAGGGGCGACTCCTACCGGCTGGCCATCTGGCAGCAATTTGCCGCGCGGGTGGCCCACAGACCCTGGTTGGGCGAAGGTGTCCTTACCGACGATACGACGCAGATTGCAGCCCGGGATGCCGGCGCGCCACCGCTGACCATGAATCACCCGCACAGCGTGTACCTTGCCACTGCGCTATACGGCGGGCTGCCGGCGCTGGGCCTGCTGGCTGCATTGCTCGCTGCCGCGCTGCGCCAGGGCACCGGTGCGGCGCGGTGCGGCGAGCCGGCCTGGTTGCTTGTGCTGCTGGTCGGGCTGCTGTGCATGCTGACCGACGGCGACCGTTTGCTGCACGCGCCGCGGGGTATCTGGTTTTATTTCTGGCTGCCGGTCGGCGTGCTGATGGCCCGCCAGACGGCCGGCCGCGACCGGCGTTCGTTGACCGCTTGGCCGGCGGCAGGCTATCGCCCAGAATAG
- a CDS encoding inositol-3-phosphate synthase: MREKIRIAIIGVGNCASSLVQGIHYYRGRDPQDVIGLMHWDIGGYAPGDIEVVAAFDIDRRKLGRDVAEAIFAPPNCTTVFCAEVPPSGTVVRMGRVLDGYSEHMADYPDARTFLVADAPQPDQAEVVRVLREARADMVLNYLPVGSEEATRFYAECALQAGCGFVNNMPVFIASDPAWAKRFEAAGLPIIGDDIKAQFGATITHRALTDLCRKRGVTIDRTYQLNTGGNTDFLNMLNLARLKSKKRSKTEAVQSVAAIRFDDENIHVGPSDYVAWQNDNKVCFLRLEGRMFGDVPFNLELRLSVEDSPNSAGVAIDMIRCCKLALDRGEGGVLYPPSAFFCKHPPVQYTDDDAYRLTEAFIDGTWKEKLAEVAAQRAAAGGT; encoded by the coding sequence ATGCGGGAAAAAATAAGGATCGCGATCATCGGCGTGGGCAACTGCGCCAGCTCCCTGGTACAGGGCATCCACTACTACCGCGGGCGCGATCCGCAGGACGTGATTGGTCTCATGCACTGGGACATCGGCGGTTATGCGCCGGGCGACATCGAGGTCGTGGCCGCCTTCGACATCGACCGGCGCAAGCTGGGCCGCGACGTGGCCGAGGCGATCTTCGCGCCACCCAACTGCACCACCGTGTTCTGCGCCGAGGTGCCGCCAAGCGGCACCGTGGTGCGCATGGGACGCGTGCTGGACGGCTACTCCGAGCACATGGCCGACTACCCCGACGCGCGCACCTTCCTGGTGGCCGACGCGCCGCAGCCGGACCAGGCCGAGGTGGTACGCGTGCTGCGCGAGGCGCGCGCCGACATGGTGCTCAACTACCTGCCGGTGGGCTCCGAGGAGGCCACGCGCTTTTACGCCGAGTGCGCGCTGCAGGCCGGCTGCGGCTTCGTGAACAACATGCCGGTGTTCATCGCCAGCGACCCGGCCTGGGCCAAACGCTTCGAGGCCGCCGGCCTGCCGATCATCGGCGATGACATCAAGGCCCAGTTTGGCGCCACCATCACCCACCGGGCGCTGACCGACCTGTGCCGCAAGCGCGGCGTGACCATCGATCGCACCTATCAGCTGAACACCGGCGGCAACACCGATTTTCTGAACATGCTGAACCTGGCGCGCCTGAAGTCGAAAAAGCGCTCCAAGACCGAGGCCGTGCAGTCGGTGGCGGCCATTCGCTTCGACGACGAGAACATCCACGTCGGCCCGTCCGACTACGTGGCCTGGCAGAACGACAACAAGGTCTGCTTCCTGCGCCTCGAGGGACGCATGTTCGGCGATGTGCCGTTCAACCTGGAATTGCGCCTGTCGGTGGAGGACTCGCCCAACTCGGCCGGCGTGGCCATCGACATGATCCGCTGCTGCAAGCTGGCGCTGGATCGCGGCGAGGGTGGCGTGCTTTATCCGCCATCGGCGTTCTTCTGCAAGCACCCGCCGGTGCAGTACACCGACGACGACGCCTACCGCCTGACCGAGGCTTTCATCGACGGCACCTGGAAGGAAAAACTGGCCGAGGTGGCGGCACAGCGGGCGGCGGCCGGCGGCACCTGA